A genomic segment from Nicotiana sylvestris chromosome 1, ASM39365v2, whole genome shotgun sequence encodes:
- the LOC138886977 gene encoding transcription factor GTE11-like — translation MVLVYTSQPDQVTGNNMACGGRKRKISITTFDAKKELEKDDNKKLRAAMLKQRYADMILKSQQQVVGKELEEKEISMKKNLWEKQFQEAIAKSQRKRERMAARFAIENIRRTVDFDDNLQAERDFLIMTGGATSYWSAVYSDVNSFFCVCWRSVGGYYTHFALSQPQVYVMV, via the exons ATGGTGTTGGTTTACACTTCTCAGCCAGACCAAGTTACCGGGAATAATATGGCCTGCGGCGGCAGAAAGAGGAAGATTTCGATTACCACCTTTGATGCGAAAAAGGAGTTGGAAAAGGACGACAACAAAAAGCTTCGGGCAGCGATGCTTAAGCAACGCTATGCTGATATGATATTGAAATCTCAGCAACAAGTTGTTGGGAAAGAGTTGGAGGAAAAAGAGATATCGATGAAGAAGAACTTGTGGGAGAAGCAGTTCCAAGAAGCAATAGCAAAGTCTCAGCGGAAGAGAGAACGAATGGCGGCCCGGTTCGCTATTGAAAACATCAGAAGGACCGTCGACTTTGACGATAATCTGCAGGCTGAGAGAGATTTCTTGATCATGACCGGCGGCGCAACAAGTTATTG GAGTGCAGTGTATTCAGACGTGAACTCCTTTTTTTGTGTATGCTGGCGATCTGTTGGAGGTTATTACACACACTTTGCACTCTCTCAACCCCAAGTCTACGTGATGGTTTAG
- the LOC104217158 gene encoding uncharacterized protein — protein MAKAQGNTSAAIDWLNKYLDLFMADWRELAEIYVSLQMYKQAAFCYEELILSQPTVPLYHLAYADVLYTLGGLENLQMAKKYYASTIDLTGGKSTRALFGICLCTSAIAQLSKGRSKEDKESSELQSLSAMALEKDYKQRAPSNLSVLSSTLRSLKI, from the exons ATGGCAAAGGCGCAAGGCAATACGTCAGCAGCAATTGACTGGCTTAACAAGTATCTTGACTT ATTCATGGCTGATTGGAGAGAGCTTGCTGAAATATATGTTTCCCTGCAAAT GTACAAGCAAGCAGCTTTCTGCTATGAGGAGCTGATCTTATCTCAACCGACAGTTCCTTTATATCACCTAGCCTACGCTGAT GTGCTCTATACACTTGGTGGACTAGAAAACCTTCAGATGGCAAAGAAATATTATGCATCTACCATTGACTTGACTGGTGGCAAGAGTACCAGAGCACTTTTTGGCATATGTTTG TGTACGTCTGCCATTGCGCAGCTGAGTAAAGGGCGAAGCAAGGAGGACAAGGAGAGCTCAGAGCTGCAATCTTTGTCCGCAATGGCATTGGAGAAAGACTATAAGCAGAGAGCTCCCAGCAATCTCTCTGTGCTTAGTTCAACATTAAGAAGCTTGAAAATCTAA